Part of the Diabrotica virgifera virgifera chromosome 6, PGI_DIABVI_V3a genome, AACACACACTGGGGCTCTAGAATCACTACTACTAAGGGAAAGGAGCTTTTGTTAGCCACTAAAGAACAGAGGTGTGAAGCACTATCAACTGGTAGACCAACCTACTGGCCTACGGATAGAAACAAGACTCCTGATTTAATAGACTTCTTTATTATTAAGAATATTTCAACTAATTTCATAGACATTGATGACTGTTGGGACTTAAATTCTGATCATTCCCCTATAGTACTAACCATGAGTGACaggattattaaaaaacaaagtaaccCCACATTAACAAATAAATGGACGGATTGGGTAAGTTTTAAGCTGAGCCTTGAAGAGAGAATAAATCTAAGTGTTCCAATACAAGACGCAAAGCAATTAGATAAGGAAGCAGAATTGTTTGTGAACAATATCCAGCAAGCAGTATGGGAAAACACTCCTACGCTGAAACCTAGGCTAAAAGGAAACAATTATCCAAAGAAAATAAGGAACatgataattgaaaaaagaaaactgagaagAATTTGGCCACAAACAAGGTCTCCTCAAGATAAGACTAAACTAAATCGTTCAAGTCAACAACTCAAAAGAACTATCCTACAATTAAAGAATGACTCGATTAATTCTTACTTACAGGAGCTAACAGATGGCGGTAGTACAGATTATTCCTTATGGAAAGCTACTAAAAGACTGAAAAGACCTATTATGCACTCTCCTCCTATTAAACTAGAAAATGGTAACTGGGCCAGAAGTAGTGCACAAAAAGCAGAGATGGGAGGAACCTGTTCAATTAGAGGAAGAAATTCGGCTAACTACCCCAAAAGAAGTGCTTgaagaaataagggaaaatattAATCCGAAGAAAACTCCGGGCTATGATCTAATTACGGGTGAGCTGTTGAAAAATCTTCCCCGAAGAGCTATAGTAAAACTAACAAACCTCGTTATCGGTGCATTCAGattaaaatatcttcttcttctttaagtaccgtgcccaaatttttaggcgtgggtagcttccataacaatttgccgatatcgttctcgatcttgtgcggcatgtaacagttgatctgctgataagccagtccattgacgaaggtttcggagccatgattatttctttcgaccaattcctctttttccgtcgatctttccattgagtattaactgcagcatcctgtatctgctacctctcattatatgccccagatattcaagttttctctttttttttatcatctccattaagtcaccttcgccttgacctactctgtttaagacttctctgtttgaaatgcgttgaaccaaagatattctgagcattctacgatacgaccacatctcaaaggcttctaatttgttcatcacgttaaccttcatgatccaggtttcacatccatatagtaatacaggatacacataacattttaggaacttgattcttagttgtaaattcagctgagagttgctcagaatagatctaagtttcataaatgctcctcttgcaatttctatacgagttttaatttcttcatccggatttagtgtctcgtttatccaacatcctaggtatttaaaatggttaacttttgttattgattcatcactgacaattagttgcatagggccgacgtcttgtttactaaccacaagtaactttgtctttgttgcatttatgttaagtccgttattggagcattctctagtgactcgatcaataaggaattgaagatcttcgatattttcagccatgatcgcggtgtcgtctgcatatctgatgttgttaatagtttctcctccgattcgaactccacattgtccttccaaggcttcattaaaaattatttctgagtatacgttaaacaaagttggggatgccctgtctgacacctctttgaatgcaaattttgtctgtttctttgccgtctaccagaatataagcttcttgattccaatatagatgttgtaaaagtctcagatctttatcatctattccaatcatttctagatattcaaacaacctatcatgttgaactctatcaaaggccttctcaaaatctataaagcagacgtaaattggtttctgtacttcccgtgatcgttgaagtaatgttaacattgagaacaaagcttcccttgttcccaatccttctctgaaaccgaattgtacCAATTATATGgattaaaatatgtaccaatggtatggaagatggcggaagtcattatgattcctaaacaaggaaaaccagcacatgaggtttcgtcatacagaccgatatctctGCTTCCTGTAATATTGAAGCTGTTTGAGAAACTGCTCCTTAAGCGAATAAACCAATTATTGAAGCGAGGAATTTGATACCGAcacatcaattcggatttagaaataagcATTCAACAATTGACCAGGTGCACAGAATCACAAATATTACCGAGAGAtccctagaagaaaagaaagtctgttcaactgtattccttgatgctgcacaggcttttgataaagtctggcatggaggtttaacatacaaactaaaatgttttttacctATATAGTACTCAAAACTTTTTCAGTCATACATAAAAGAACgacattttagaattaagcaagaagactgtttttcagactaaaaagaaattagagcaggtgttccacaaggcagtgtgttgggtccggtcctatacctactatacacgtgtgatatacctgtactggaagacaacacagttgccacctttgctgatgatacagctattcaagcagtagggacgacaagtgaagaggcgaccaacaaggtccaaatagcagttaaccaaatctataagtggacacaaaaatggagaatcaggctaaatgaagctaaatctgtccatgttaatttcaccaacaaaaaaatacaatatataccagttataatcaacaatatccaagtaccatatgcagataccgctaagtatttgggtataacattagatgcaaaactacgctggaaggtgcacgttaagaaaaaaaagggaagaactaaatataagatataaaaaaatgtattggctaattggaagaagctccacattgtcgatgcataataagttactaatttacaaacaaatattgagacctgtatggacttatggatgcccactatgggggtatactagaccaagtaatataacagtaatactaagattccagaacaaaatactaagaaatattgtagatgctccttggtatgttacaaacagtgatatccataaggacctaggaatggaaactgtggatataatcatcaagaagatgacaggaagtcacgagcaacgacttcacatgcacgagaatattgaggcaatccagctcctcgatactactgggcaagttagaagactgaagagcacaaaaccttatgaactagtttaagtgataggtgatagtgaaaagtagagcatagtgcttgtgtgcgtTAGTGTGTTtgctagaatagtgcactatcttgttaggttagataagagacgctatggggtaagcttttaattttaaggaacactaataatttaggttagattaaaattgctcattggtcaagtatgaccagattgtaattgtaataatcatcatcgtagtgatgattatgggaaAAAAATGCTGTCTTATTAAAGCAACATGCGACTCTACTTACTCTATTAACTTAATCTTCGACTTCTGTTTTGAGCCTTTCGTGGCTAAATAGACAGTGTGATGTGTAGATATTTAAACACCATCACTTGTTCTGTTATCTGACCtttcagctccaatttacatcttattggatttgctgttataaccatgcattttgtctttttagGGGAAATTAAGATGTTAAATTGTCTGccggttatattaaattgatgcagcatacgttgtaaatcatctttatTTTAAGAGATTAGTATTGTGTCCTATACATATAcacatagcagattattttaagttgtttttctcccatccctgtcttatcccattgctaGCTTcaggtcagttagttcttctacttttacttttttttgtattgttctggtagataattgcgatcgttttaattattcctagaggtaccctCTTTTGCGTACAATAAGTGGATATATTTCAGATAATGTTTGGTATAAATCATAAAACTCCGGACAAAATCTTCACATTAATATTCTTGTGAACCCGACTAATGGGCTACACCCCTCTGTCGTTATAAGGATTATATTTATAATTCTAATGGGTCATTGTTGTTGTAAAAACATTCACAGTATTAGTGGGTATGGGCGatggtaaataaaaaaaaaacacataaaaatacttaaaaaaatatgaacTAAAATCTATATTTAATAGATTTGACagtttttaatacttttattaaatataatcaGTAAACATTCTagaaaaatatgttatgtttgttaaattttttaaattctttggTATATAAACTCATATTTGAGCGCTAAGTAGTGGATCACTTTTACTGGAAGGGATATATTTCTCGCCCTTTAATAACATCTGTATCTCCTCCAACGTTTTTCCCTTGGTTTCAGGAatgtaatataaaataaataaagtaacgAGAAAACTTCCTACACTAAACACGTAAAATGGTACGTGCATTCCATAGGAATGTTCGAGCCAAATATATAATTGAACACTAATTACAGCTCCTATAACGTACATAGCGTCGGCAATGGTCATTCCTATTGCCTTCATTTTGGCAGGAAATATTTCCGAGGTTATTACAATGGGTACTATTCCTAAACCTATCTTAAAGGTACAAGCGTATACCATTACAGAAGCAATTGGTATCCAACTGACGCTTTTAACATCATAATTTGTTAACTTCAGGTGAAAGTAAATTGCAATTGCTAGCAAACAAAAAGATGTAAGTGTCGTTGATACTAATAACAAAGCTTTTCTTCCGTACTTGTCAACTTGTAGAGAAGCTGTGTTAGCAGATATAAGCATTATCACAGAAAATAAAATTCCAGCATGAGCAGAATCCATATAAATTGAACCAGCTGAATTTAGAATATCATGCAAATTCATTAGTATTACGCTGATGGCAACAATATGCTGTCCTGCGTTTAAAACAGTCATTATAAGCATGGCCTTTCGATTGCTTTTAACTAAAATTATGTCTTGAAACcgtcctttttctgttttttgtctaTCGATGGCTTTGGTTATTTCTCTTAGTTCCAATGCGACatctctccctggtctaaaatacTGTAAAGACTGTCTAGCTTCTTcagatttatttttaaaaagtagaTAATATGGACTCTCCGGCATCCACCAAAATATTAACAATTCGGATACTAATACTACTCCTGCCACAATTGGGGTCGTATAAAACGGCAAATATGGTCCAACACTGTAAACTATTACAAATCCAACTAGCATTTGAAGGTATACAATTGATGCTAAAAAGCCTCTTATTTTACTTTCAGCTATTTCCGCTATATACATCGGCATACTAACAAATGACATATTTCCAATAATACCGAAAATAAAACGagtaatatataaataaatcatattATTAGCCAAGGCTATAACTATCCAACCAATCAGGGATGTAGCTGCAGCCAATAGTAGTGATTTTCGTCTTCCTATTTTGTCGACTAAATAAATAGTAGTTGGTAAACCGCAAAATGAGCCCACCATTAGTATAGTTTCTAGCCATTCTACCTCTGATTTTGTGGTTTTTATGTGACTTTCTTTGCTTACAAGATATGGCAACATAGGCGCCGTCCATCCATAAGTCATTCCATCAGATATTGCAAATAATGAAcctaaaaagaaacaaaaatatcatataaattattgttttgtatacagAGATGGGATAAAGTATAGAACCAACTGAATATCTTTGAAATGGAAAAGAAGATATTCATTACACTTTGCAtacaagtacagtggaacctcgataactcggattaatcagggccgcggccgatccgggttatcgaaaatccgggttagccggagagcatggtaaaaattaataaaatacggtatacttataaataaagtccgttataattaaaataacatgaaatatatatgcacagtacacatctaacttacctatagttgtatagagtatagtatagacagtatgggtgtcccgaaaagattggtcataaattataccacagattctgaggtcaaaaatgattgattgaacctcacttacctatatacaatagtgcacacaaaaaaagttacagccctttgaatttacaaaatgaaaatagtttttttttttcatatatcgaaaactcttagagattttttattgaaaatggacatgtggaatttttatggcagcaacatcttaaaaaaaaaattaaagtgaaatttgtgcaccccataaaaattttatggggattttgttcctttaaacaaccccgaacttttgtgtacgttccaattaattaaattattattgtggcaccgttagttaaacacactgtttttaaaactttttgcctttTTTGATAAGCCggtatttatcgagatattttgaatatttgtcgaatccaccacatatttgtatatggtcaaGTATGATTacagacacctgttaataatctgaaaatttatttataacttacatttttacgtatattttgaaaaagaagccacaactcgataaaaggtgacttatcaaaaaagactaagaggcaaaaaagttttaaaaacactgtgtttaactaatggtaccacaacaatagtttaattggaacgtacacaaacatttggggggtttaaaggaacaaaacccccataaaatttttatgtaaatatattaacaaagaaggcgcatctcgataaaaactggcttatcgaaaaattactaagaatcaaaaaagttttaaaaacattgtgtttaactaatggtaccacaataatgaattatgtggaaggtacacaaaagtttggggggtttaatggaacaaaacccccataaaattttatggggtggacaaattttactataatattgttttaagatgctcctgccaaaAGAATGATaagtgtccattttcaataaaaaatcttcattagttttcgatatattgaaaaaaatcgattttcattttataacttcaaagggctataactttttgtatgagcacatttgtactaagttaagttaggttcaaccgaactatttttgaccccagaatgtgtggtataatttatgaccaatcttttcgggacaccctgtatagagtatagagtattgttcatttctaggtaaaaaaactcagtcagtttcggttgtgtcaatttcgtctgccatcggaacaatgtttatttggaacggtggctctttcattgtttaaaagaccattgtttaaaaaataattttttaaaagacagttggaaataaataaaggaataacaggtgcctgttgtttgagATAGCCCCAGATAATTAACATCGCTCTGCCGCCGcgccgccgccgtgtgccatgagtcatttttacaaTCGtctagttcaaattacacaaatacccattatctctcaaatattatattaaatgGTCTAagcgaagttttatcaatgaaactcgatatttttaagacattccagaagaggctacagataaaatgttttaacatgatacatacaattttattgttgaaatgtttgtctgatgaaaatcggcccgggttagccggacttccgggttatcgggggccgacttaccGAGATTCCACTGTAAAGTATAAGTAAGAAGTGTAATAAAACGGTTAGAGTTTTAGGTTTTGATAGTTGTTCTGCTTTTGAGCTATAGTGCGGCGGTATTCTTTTTCCGGTAATTAAACACATTATGTATGTAAACATGACAAATCGTATGTGCTAAAATTAACTTTGGctatattttatttacatttaaccTTACATACAGGGACCCTCCCTCTTAACGCATGCTTACATTGATAACTGATTTAGAATAACTTTTGTAATTACTCAAATTCCAACAATACTGTTATTGTTGGAATTATTGACACTAAAGAACTTCGTAAAAACATAGTTAAAtctaaaattattaattaaattttactcaGATTGTGAGTACTAAGGAACCATTTCTTGTACCTTTCCCTATATGAAGGAAAACGGGATGTGATTGAATATTGTaaaatcctttttgttttctatttggTCGTCTCTTtgccttgtaaattgtagaaggcaGAGATGCAGGATGTTAACAAAGAATGGTTTTAATTAAGCAAGGTTTCCTAAGTTACCTAAGTGTCCGGATGTTGTTGTTTCGTGGTTTTCGGATATCAgctgtttttgtttatttgatgGAATACAGAGTTTCCACGGATTGGATAAATCTGTTTCTCTATAGTCATATTTATCCCAGCAATGTCGGTACAGTCGATTGTCTTTCACCATATAATCTGGAAATCTTTGTGGGTTAGTTTTCACCTCTTCTAGTTTCTTCTTGTACCAATCGTCTTGTAGTTCTCCGAATGTAATGGTACTAATTGAGTCTACTGGTTCCCGAGAGAGGGCATCTGCTAAGTGGTTTTGTGCTCCTTTGCGGTAAATGACGTCGAAATCGAACTGTTGTAACGCCATAGCCCATCTGGCTAATCTTCCTGACGGATTTTCTATGGTTTGTAGGTATTTTAAACTTTGATGATCGGTTACGACTGAAAATTGATATCCTTCCAAGTATGGTCGCATTTTCTCTATTCCATATACGATAGCTAGTAGTTCTTTTTCTGTTACACTGTAGTTTTTCTCCACATTTGATAAAGACCTGCTGGCGGAAGCTATGACTCGATCGTGTCCTTGTTCGTCTTTCTGGATTAGAGCTACTCCGAGACCGTATTctgatggtctgtttggagaaagAATCTTTTGCTGAAATCTGGACAAAGTAGAACGGGAGCCTGTGTCAGTAGTTTCTTAATTTTCTCGAAAGCGATTGTTTGTTCTGTACCCCAAATCTACTTCtgtttcttttttaataattgtgtTAGTGGTGCTATGTTTGTAGAGTAATCGTGAATAAAACGTCTGTACCAAGATGTGGTTCCTAGGAATTTCCTTAGCTGCTTGATAGATTTTGGGGCTGGGTACGATCTCGTCTTTGCAGAACTCGCATTTTTCTAAGTTAATTCTTAGCTTTGCACTTTGTAATCGTTTAAATACCTGTTTTAAGTTCTGCATGTGATGTTCGAACGTTTCTCCTAAAACTGTGATATCGTCTAGGTATGCGAAAGCGTAAGGTTCCATTTCGGGTCCTATGACTGAATCCAATAGGCGTTGGAACGTGCCTGATGCTGCGTGTAGTCCGAACGGAAGAACTCTGAATTGAAATAATCCTTTATCCGGTGCTATGAACGCTGTCAAAGGTTTGCTTTCTTCTGCCAGTGGTATTTGCCAATAACCGTTTTTTAGATCCGATGTTGAAATGTATTTTGCTGCTTTTAATTTGTCCAATATGTGATTGATGTACGGAAGTGGATAGGCGTCTTTTTCGGAAATTTCGGTGATACGTCTGAAATCTATGCAAAATCGGTAACTACCGTTTTTCTTCTTTACTAAGACAATTGGTGAGTTGTAGGGGCTGTTAGACTCTTCTATTACTCTTTCTTTCAACATGGTGTCTATCTCGTCGTTTATGATCTGTTGTATGGCGGGGTTTCTCGGtctgtatttttgttttattggaGTGTTGTTTGTCAGTTTAATCGTGTGTTTGATTAATGGGGTTACTACTGCGATCTTATCAAATCTGGTCACTTCTGTTTGTAAGAAATGTTCCAATTTGTTTCGTTATTCTTGCGTTAAAGTAGGTTTAATGTTGAATTGGCTTTTTGCGACGCCGTCGTTGTAAGTACTTTCTGTGAAGTCACTAGTATCTCGTTCCTGTATTGCGGGAACCATTTCATCGACTTGTGTTGCAAATTCGGTGTTGACGTCTGTATTGTCTTTACTGCCGTTGAAGTTTTTCGAAAAATCCATGCAGAATCCACATTTCCGTATGTCATCGATGTCTAGTATCGCTTGTGAGGAGAGATTTGGCATGTAATAAAACTTAATTTGATACGATCTCGTCTTTGCAGAACTCGCATTTTTCTAAGTTAATTCTTAGCTTTGCACTTTGTAATCGTTTAAATACCTGTTTTAAGTTCTGCATGTGATGTTCGAACGTTTCGCCTAAAACTGTGATATCGTCTAGGTATGCGAAAGCATAAGGTTCCATTTCGGGTCCCATGACTGAATCCAATAGGCGTTGGAACGTGCCTGATGCTGCGTGTAGTCCGAACGGAAGAATTCTGAATTGAAATAATCCTTTACCCGGTGCTATGAACGCTGTCAAAGGTTTGCTTTCTTCTGCCAGTGGTATTTGCCAATAACCGTTTTTTAGATTCAATGTTGAAATGTATTTTGCTGCTTTTAATTTGTCCAATATGTGATTGATGTACGGAAGTGGATAGGCGTctttttcggaaatttcgttgaTACGTCTGAAATCTATGCAAAATCGGTAACTACCGTTTTTCTTCTTTACTAAGACAATTGGTGAGCTGTAGGGGCTGTTAGACTCTTCTATTACTCTTTCTTTCAACATGGTGTCTATCTCGTCGTTTATGATCT contains:
- the LOC114338672 gene encoding facilitated trehalose transporter Tret1 codes for the protein MANKIEGSIFSGTLTQLLASVSGSLFAISDGMTYGWTAPMLPYLVSKESHIKTTKSEVEWLETILMVGSFCGLPTTIYLVDKIGRRKSLLLAAATSLIGWIVIALANNMIYLYITRFIFGIIGNMSFVSMPMYIAEIAESKIRGFLASIVYLQMLVGFVIVYSVGPYLPFYTTPIVAGVVLVSELLIFWWMPESPYYLLFKNKSEEARQSLQYFRPGRDVALELREITKAIDRQKTEKGRFQDIILVKSNRKAMLIMTVLNAGQHIVAISVILMNLHDILNSAGSIYMDSAHAGILFSVIMLISANTASLQVDKYGRKALLLVSTTLTSFCLLAIAIYFHLKLTNYDVKSVSWIPIASVMVYACTFKIGLGIVPIVITSEIFPAKMKAIGMTIADAMYVIGAVISVQLYIWLEHSYGMHVPFYVFSVGSFLVTLFILYYIPETKGKTLEEIQMLLKGEKYIPSSKSDPLLSAQI